CCCACCAGCATCGATCCGTACCTGGAGTATCTGCGGCAGCGGTGGGAGGAAGGCGAGCACACCGCGCCGGTGCTGCACCAGGAGATCATCGCCAAGGGCTACCGGGGCCACTAGCAGCGCGCAAAGATGGCCATCGCGCCGCTTCGCCAGGGCCTGCCGATCGACACACGCCGCGAACGACCGCCGTCGCCCCGGCAGGGCGCCCGCTGGATCACCACCGCGCCATCCCGGCGCGGCATGCACGTCACCGAGGCACTCAGGCGGCTGCTCGAGCACTGCCCGGAACTGGACCAAGCCCACGAACTGGTACGTCAGTTCGCCGCCATGCTCGATTCCCGCGACGCCACCTTGCTGGCGCACTGGCCTCCCCTTCGGAGATCACGAGCGGGTCGTGATCTCCGTAGCGGGCCGGGGCCGGTCTACGCTCGCTGATGGACCGTCATCTGGCAGGGGCGTCTCCCGGGACGCGCCGTACCAAGTGCGGCGCTGTCAGCGCAGTGCGGGATCTGCGCGGCAGGCCGATGTCGCAGCGCGGTGGCCCGTGTCGGGACACGGAAAGTGCTCCGCCCTGGTCGGAGCGCTGGAGGGGCGAGCTGGCGGACTGTGTCTGCCAGCTTGAGCGGGTCAGGTGGCCGGGCGGGCCTGGGTGGCGCTGTGCTGCGCGGGTGCGGTGGTCTTTTGCCAGGTGCGGCAGATGGTGATGACGGCGTCGCAGCCGGCGGTGAGTGTGGTCAGGGCGAGGGCCTTGTGGGTGTCGCTGTGGTGCAGGACGTGGGTGAAGTGCAGGGTGCCGGTGGTGGCGATGGCCGGGAGGGCGAGGCTGCCTGTGGGCCGTGACCTGGAGGTACATTGCTGTGACCGGTACCACCCCCGCCCTTCCCGCCCTGGCCGACCTGGGGCAGTTGCGCAACCAGGCCAAGGACCTGCGCCTGGCCGTCCAGGGCAGTAAGCCCGGTGCCGCCGAGCGCGCGGCCAAGACCGGCCCGGTCGACCCGGTCGATTTCTCCATACGCGACGCGCAGCATGTCATCGCCCGCGAACACGGCTTCGCCCGCTGGCAGGACGTGGTCTTTGCGTTCGGTAACCGCCAACCGCGCGCACGTGATCTGCACCCATGGGTTCGCCGTCGAGCTCAACCACGCGCTCGGGGGCCTGCTCTTCGACCTCACCCCCGGACACCTCGCGCGCCGAGCAGGACCGGGCCCTCTACCAGGCCTACGCGGCGTGTTACCACTGGCTGGAGGCGGGCACCCCGGCCCACCACGGCCGCGGCGAATACACCATTGCCCAGACTGCCCTGGCCATGGGCCGCCCTCAGGTTGCCGCCCACCACGCCCCGCGCTACGCGGAGTTGATCGCCGAGCACCCGGATGACTTCACCGACTGGGACCGGGCCTTCGCCACCGAGGTCCGGGCCCGGACGGCCGCCGCCACCGGCACCCCGGACGCGAGGGAACTCAAAGCCCGCGCCCAGCGCCTCGCCGACCGCCTCGCCGACCCCGACGCGCGCGAAGTCGTGCAGGACCGCCTGGACCGCGGACCTTGGTTCACACGGGAAGGGCAGCCCGACGCCACGGGCCCAACGGAATGAGCATCCCTCAGTCTGCCCTCTCCTCGCCGATACGAGAGTGCAAGCGGGTACGGGTACGGGGGCGGGCACGCGCAAGCCGTGGGAGATCGAGGACGGGTTGTGGGAGCGGATCGAGCCGTTACTGCCGGTGGTGGCGCGGCGCTGCCGTCACCCCGGACGCATGCGGCTTGAGCAGCGCAAAGTCATGTGCAGGATCCTGTTCGTGCTGTACACCGGGATCCGGTGGGAGGTCCTGCCGCAGGAGCTGGGCTTCGGCTCCGGGATGACCTGCTGGCGGCGGCTGCGCGACTGGAATGAGACGGGAGTGTGGCAGCAGTTGCACGAGCTTCTGCTCGCCGAACTGCGCGCCGGCGACATCCTCGACCTGTCCCGCGTCTCCGTCGACGGCTCCCACCTGCGGGCCCTGAAGGGCGGGGACGCCACCGGGCGTTCACCGGTAGACCGGGGCAAGACCGGCAGCAAGCACCACGTCATCGTCGACGCCCACGGCATCCCGCTGGCCGCCACCGTGACCGGCGGCAACCGCAACGACGTCACCCAGCTCCTGCCCCTGATCCACGCCGTGCCACCGATCCGCGGCAAGCGCGGGCGACCCCGCCGGCGCCCCGATGTGCTCTACGCGGACCGCGGCCACGACCACGACATCTACCGCCGCCAGGTCCGCGAGCTGGGCATCCGCCCGCGCATCGCCCGCCGCGGCACCGGGCACGGCAGCGGACTGGGCAAGAGCCGATGGGTCGTGGAAGCAGCCCTCGCCCTCCTGCACTGGTTCCGCCGACTGCGCCTCCGTTGGCAGATCCGCACCGACATCCACCAAGCCTTCCTCACCCTCGGCTGCGCGATCATCTGCCGGCGACGCCTGAAGACCTCATTTTGATCTGAGTCCTTGAGCACGCAGACAAAGGAACGCCGGAAGAGCGCGAACAGCTCGTGACCGTGCTGTCAGCCTCGAAGGTGCACTCATGCGGGGACTCACCATAGGCAAGTACTCCGCCCAGCCCACAGCCGTCCCGGACCTTCCTGCGGCCTGCAAACACCGCTAGAGCGTGTCTCTTTGATGGGTCGGTCAGTTGATCGGATGTGTCTGTCCGATTAGTGAGCACTACGGTCCAGCCGATGTCGTCGACGGCAACCGCTGCGGCGAGGACGGCGGCGAAGATCTTCTCCCATGTGCCGTCGACGGCCCACCTGATCAGCCGCTTATGGGCCGTCTGGAACGAGCCGAGCTCCTCGGGGGTGTCCCGCCAGGGCGAGTTGGCGCGGTACTTCCACGCGATGGCCTCGAGCGTGCCGCGGTGATCGGCCCAGCGCCGTCCCCTGGCAATGTGAACCTGGCCAAGCTCACCAGCAACACCGACGTTCCGCCGCGAGCCACCGAGCTTTCCGTCCGGATGCTCCGCCACGGCTTCGCTCTCTACGAGAAGGCCGCGGTCGCCACATAGCCCGAGCGGGGAGCGACCCGGGATCCCAGTGCCTACACGCACTCCAGTGCAATGCCGCTGGCCCGGGCCAACGAAAGACCCCGGGTCGTACAAAGCGTCCGGGAGCGGCCCAACAGCGTCAGGATTCCGCCCAGTTGAGGCCGAGGTCGGCGAGTGCGGTGAGTTTGTCGGTGGTCAGCTTGGCGCGGCGGCCCTTCTGGTTCATGATCCACACTCCGAGTCGGACTTCGGTTCCGTCTTCCAGTCGCTCTACGTGCCCCCGTGGGACGGTCACGGAGCCCTCCCGGGCCTTGTACCGTGCCAGGGCCGCTACACCCCGCTCGAAGGCCCCCACGGGCGTCGTGGACGGCTTCGCGGGTGCCTCCGGCTCCGGGGCCGGGGCGAGCGGTGTGATGCCGAGTTGTTCCATGCGCTCGCGCTGCCCGTCCGTCAGGCCCTCCCAGACCTTCGGCGTCCGCTGCCGGGCCAACCACTTCCCGATGTCCATGCCGTGGACGGTGACGCCGGGCAGGACTTCCACCGCGCCGGCTTGGCCTTCTTCGTCGCGTACGAGTTCGCGCAGTGCGGCGTAGTGGCGTTGCCATTCGGCCGGCCACTCCGGGTTCCAGTCCTCGTCGACGGCTTCCAGGGCTGTCTTCCATTC
This portion of the Streptomyces canus genome encodes:
- a CDS encoding IS5 family transposase, with the protein product MEDGLWERIEPLLPVVARRCRHPGRMRLEQRKVMCRILFVLYTGIRWEVLPQELGFGSGMTCWRRLRDWNETGVWQQLHELLLAELRAGDILDLSRVSVDGSHLRALKGGDATGRSPVDRGKTGSKHHVIVDAHGIPLAATVTGGNRNDVTQLLPLIHAVPPIRGKRGRPRRRPDVLYADRGHDHDIYRRQVRELGIRPRIARRGTGHGSGLGKSRWVVEAALALLHWFRRLRLRWQIRTDIHQAFLTLGCAIICRRRLKTSF